CTCTCGTACCTGGAGGAGGATGGAGCGGAGACGACATTGGGTTGAAGAGCGGCGGGACCGGATTGGGATGATTGGGGATGGGACGGAACCCCTTTGGTCTTCTACTGCATATCCGGAACCTTCTGtgttcttattgttgttgttccCTTTGTTGgattctcctcctccacctctcctctcctcctctgatggGGAGGATGATGCTTGCCCTCGCTGCTCTGAAAGATggtgataaagagagagggttATTAAAAAACTCATCACACCAGCTTGGACCAGATGGCATTACACTCTAGACTGCAGTAGACTGATAGTCAGTGCTACCCTACAGAAAAACTCCAGAACAGAAATCACACAATATGCTCTCAAAATTCTCCAGTGACTGTGTATGCCTTGTCACTCAAGTCCCAGTGTCAAACATCATCCTGATGTAAACCAATCTCAAAGTACACAACAATATCTAGACACATATAACCCAGTACAAAACTGAAGAAAATAGGAAGAAATTCTATCCTGTCCCATCTCCAATGTCGAAGGTCGTGAGTCGTGACCCCCATCCATCCTTACCGAGTAGTGAGCGCAGCcagtgtccctctcctctctggacACAGAACAGCAGAACAAACAGCTTCAGTAGAGACCTCatatctcccctcttctcttatgttgatccctcttcctctctaagTAAACGATTGAACAGTGGATGAGTGTCTACGAGTGATGCTGAGATGCAACAGAGTCCCAACCTCCATTATATATCCCTCCGAAAAGAAGGGGGGATGAGACAGGATGTGGGGGGCGGtgaaacggaggggggggggtacactaACCCGTTCCTTGCCAAAGCGCCAAGCCCGTAGACTCACTTGAGTTTTGACGGTTAGCGGTTTGATTGTTGGATGGGTGTTTGACCAAGAAATGTGTCATATTGGGATTATATTTAACAGGTATAAATTGCATTCTGAGGGCCCAGGTGTTTTCCGATGGATGCAAAGGCTGCTTCATGGGAAAAATGAAATCTGGAGGCTAATAACTTAAAGCTGTTTTGAAGTTGAATGGCGGGCCAGGCTGGTCAGAGGTTGAGCTGGTTGGCAATTGATGCTAGGCAGAACTACCACTTGAACAgttgaagaaagagagagagagagggagcgagagggggggggtgtaataTAAACAAAGACCTGGGGGATTGACACTGACTTGAGGACATAGAGACAGTTAAAGTCAAAAGTCCACCAGGTCAATGTTCAAATGAGACAGAAAGCGAAGAATGCGTTTCTGTCTCTTTCGGGCCAGTAAAGAAAGAGTTGAAATAAAAGAGGGAAGGGATGGTCGTAATTAAAAAAGAGAAGAAGGAAAAAAACACGACAGgagatattttaatggacattccGAGACTGGCGACTGACATTCCCAGATCTTCAGTAACTTCTTCCATAAATTCAGGGATTTGGTTGGAAATGTGGGCTTGTCAGGTCACATTATCAGACCAAATAATTTAACTGGGCTTGATTGAGATTGCCAATGGAATAGCCCCATAACCCTGCCCATCTggccctctaacacacacacacacacacacacacacacacacacacacacacacacacacacacacacacacacacacacacacacacacacacacacctacccatagagctctctctctctgcttgtgtgggtgggtgggtgggtgggtgagtgagtgagtgagtgagtgagtgagtgagtgagtgagtgagtgtgtgtgtgtgtgtgggtgtgtgagtgagtgtgtgtcagtcagtatcTGTAACATGGAAAAACACTGGGCGCCCAAACCGTCTTTTCACAATCACAACCAAATAAGCCCATGGGCGGAAGAAAGCATGTAGTCTAGGCCTAATATGACACTGTATCAAGATGACATCAGCTATCATTCCTTCATTCCttctcttttgtgtgtgtgtgtgtgtgtgtatgtgtgtgtccacgAGGGATATTGAGAAACAGCTCACCTGCCAATAcagctctctctctgcttgtatgtgtgtgtgtgtgtgtgtgtgtgtgtgtgtgtgtgtgtgtgtgtgtgtgtgtgtgtgtgtgtgtgtgtgtgtgtgtgtgtcagactgcATTGATTCAGAGGGTTTATTCAGTGACCAATTCAGACAATAATCTTCCAGACTGTTAAGAGTTTTCATGAATGCTTTGATGCTGCTGACCATCATGTGATGACTGTGACACAAACCACATCTAACTGGTGACTAACCCTCCTGGTGGGAAAGTGAAGCTAATGATGTTTGAGGATATGCGTTCAAGTCTCTTGTCTAAACTCTCAATGACGTCTTTAAGCCCTCACGGACCGTATGACTGGACATTTCTCACTAGGTGAACATCCTGATCATCAACAGTGACAAGACGACTGAGTCGATTCCACTCTCTACTACTTTTGCTCTTCACTTTTTCTCTCCTTCCATCATCAGCCATCACTTTACCCAGAATACCTGTCCCTGCATCTCTGTGCACCATTCATGTACTGTCTCCAtgatgacatactgtacatactccaGGCCTGATGCAGCTCTAAGCCCTCTCCTGCctctgaagagagagacagactgtttAAGGTTTAAACATAGCTCCTGTAAAACCTACACATTATACACATTCTGTTTTTTTACATCAGTCATCTCCGCTCCacgtctctccatcctcctctacccGGAGAAGTTCTTTCTGTGATTTAAGGCAAGGTAAATACACGCTACGCAATTAGTAAGAACCCTAATTACCGAAAACTGACTTTAGGACAACACCATGTAAGAAATTGAATGAATTGGGCTTCTAACGTGTGATGGTAGGTCTATGTAGTGAAGCACTAGGTCAGGGGGGGAGAATACCTCAGTAACAGCTAAGGTGTGATGGTAGGTCTATGTAGTGTAGCACTAGGCCAGGGGAGGGAGAATACCTCAGTAACAGCTAAGGTGTGATGGTAGGTCTATGTAGTGTAGCACTAGGTCAGGGGAGGGAGAATACCTCAGTAACAGCTAAGGTGTGATGGTAGGTCTATGTAGTGAAGCACTAGGTCAGGGGGGGAGAATACCTCAGTAACAGCTAAGGTGTGATGGTAGGTCTATGTAGTGAAGCACTAGGTCAGGGGGGGAGAATACCTCAGTAACAGCTAAGGTGTGATGGTAGGTCTATGTAGTGAAGCACTAGGCCAGGGGAGGGAGAATACCTCAGTAACAGCTAAGGTGTGATGGCTAGGTCTATGTAGTGTAGCACTAGGTCAGGGGATGGAGAATACCTCAGTAACAGCTAAGGTGTGATGGTAGGTCTATGTAGTGAAGCACTAGGTCAGGGGGGGGGAGAATACCTCAGTAACAGCTAAGGTGTGATGGTAGGTCTATGTAGTGTAGCACTAGGCCAGGGGAGGGAGAATACCTCAGTAACAGCTAAAGTAAGGCAGAAAATCCGAAGTACGATCAGATACAATCTGGTGTATTTATGTTACTGTCTGGAATCAGTGACGACAGAATTAGGAAGATTTGAGAGGCTTTGGGATTGAACATGCTGACCGTGCAGGAATGTGTAAATGCCCACAGCTACAGAATGGTACATGGTGTAGACAGTGACTTAGCCTACAACTCAGAGGGAAATATGATGTGAGTAAGCATGGTTACGGAAAACCATGTGTCCAATGTTCTATACTGAGAAGgagcacagacacagacaacacCCATAGACATTGTCGTCCGCTGGTTGGTGTCTTTCTGCCTTTTGGTATTCAAACAAGCAGCCAAGACATTTGTCAATCAAACCTAGCTGACTCTATGGCCTTGCTGGGCTAAAAGTGATCATTTCCAAATACCCTATGCGAAACATGAAGTGCAATATACATTTGTTTCATACTATATGCATGATACACCATTGTCTGTATAGGCCTAAATGAGTTATTTTTTCCTGACATGACACTGTTGTCAGATTCTTCTCATTCCTCTCTACCTGAGACATCTTAAATTCCAGACCATATCTTCAAGAGAAATACCAAGGGGATTGTTCTATCActgtatccctcctcctccttctcctccctctttctctctccatcttcatcCTTTCTCGGGCGCGGAGGTGGAAGGAATGTGTCAGGCCCTTTGCCCTCTCACGCTCCATGTTTTCCGAGAGGATTAACCGGAAGATGAATGTGTATTGAGAGCTTCTTTCTGTATTCCGTCTCTTACCCGGAGTGCTGATGTCTCACCTGGAGAGAAGCTCTGAGTTAAACGGCGGTCATCCCGATTCGATATGATGCCTTCATCACAAAAGCATCTTGGACGGCCAGTCACTGCAGTGTCAAATCCTTACTCCTTACACCGAGCCAATGGTTGATGGTGTTACTAATTGTGCACTGTAGTAATGATAACAATGTTGAGCATTGCTTATTGGCTACCTTGTGTCCAGCCTCTACCTTACACAGATGATCTACTGTGAAGGTGACTTGTTTATAGGGGATCTACAGACCTTTCAATATCAGATAATGCCACTCTGGATCAGTCTCACTCTGCCAAACCATAACCATTAACCTCAGAGAAACATACTTCAACTGATCTTAGAGCAGTCTTTCTCCCTGCAACTACCAGACTGCTTGGCCCAGGTTCAAAACACAACTGGATCAGGCCCTGTAGGGATCAGTGGGAAACACA
This genomic window from Oncorhynchus kisutch isolate 150728-3 linkage group LG20, Okis_V2, whole genome shotgun sequence contains:
- the LOC109876036 gene encoding persephin-like, with translation MRSLLKLFVLLFCVQRGEGHWLRSLLEQRGQASSSPSEEERRGGGGESNKGNNNNKNTEGSGYAVEDQRGSVPSPIIPIRSRRSSTQCRLRSILLQVRELGLGYDADETVLFKYCSGDCPRVRSNHDLTLTNLLLRGALPEQNGEPWQNGPCCRPTHHEDLAFLDNTHRWHKVEKLSAAGCTCVG